Proteins encoded within one genomic window of Pristis pectinata isolate sPriPec2 chromosome 39, sPriPec2.1.pri, whole genome shotgun sequence:
- the rps19 gene encoding 40S ribosomal protein S19 — protein MPGVTVKDVNQQEFVRALGAFLKKSGKLKVPDWVDTVKLGKHKELAPYDENWFYTRAASTVRHLYLRGGVGVGAMTKIYGGRQRNGVKPSHFSRGSKSVARKVLQALEGLKMVEKDPNGGRRLTPQGQRDLDRIAGQVAAASKKH, from the exons atgccgggTGTAACGGTGAAGGACGTGAATCAGCAGGAGTTCGTCCGGGCCCTGGGAGCCTTCCTGAAGAA GTCCGGGAAACTGAAGGTCCCAGACTGGGTTGACACCGTGAAGCTGGGTAAACACAAGGAGCTGGCTCCTTACGACGAGAACTGGTTCTACACCCGAGCCG cttccACAGTCCGTCACCTGTACCTGCGGGGTGGCGTCGGCGTGGGCGCCATGACCAAGATCTACGGGGGCCGCCAGCGCAACGGTGTGAAGCCCAGCCACTTCAGCCGAGGCTCCAAGTCCGTCGCCAGGAAGGTGCTCCAGGCCCTCGAggggctgaagatggtggagaAGGATCCCAAcgg GGGCCGGAGGCTGACTCCACAGGGACAGCGAGACCTGGATCGGATTGCTGGGCAG GTAGCAGCAGCCAGCAAGAAACATTGA
- the si:ch211-79k12.1 gene encoding carcinoembryonic antigen-related cell adhesion molecule 20, which yields MAALLWAIVGAALSLQPVLGESLEVVVKDPSDLIVVGSDVTLQCLPTGLNLSSCKFQMYHKWIRSWINIDTTTTFRCWFYNFNVSRVNGELLLQVKGIYKWHTGPYRCVSNGSEGEIVSDSITIPLQYLNDVSITEPGSHFSHYTRSPRVIRVMKGKSLEVTCSASSSQPPLFQWKRQDSEWIYPNSSLRIEEVTAKDGGTYTCKATHPSIPTLTQCRSVLIEVVEEPLSSLQLNEMNLILAIVLPAGVLLLTAVGIATYMYRARKDKWKKTKFLDDEVVKTPIWKGGSFRSPVTVSDSVPLVM from the exons ATGGCGGCGCTTCTCTGGGCTATTGTGGGGGCTGCCCTCAGCCTGCAGCCCGTCCTGGGCG AGAGTTTGGAGGTAGTGGTGAAAGATCCAAGCGACCTGATTGTGGTGGGCAGCGATGTGACCCTCCAGTGCCTGCCTACTGGGCTCAACCTGTCCTCCTGCAAGTTCCAGATGTACCACAAG TGGATTAGATCGTGGATCAACATCGACACCACAACCACGTTCCGTTGCTGGTTTTACAACTTCAACGTCAGCAGGGTGAACGGCGAGCTCCTGCTGCAGGTGAAAGGCATTTACAAATGGCACACTGGTCCCTACCGCTGTGTGTCCAACGGGAGCGAGGGGGAGATCGTGTCTGACAGCATCACCATCCCTTTACAGT ACCTTAATGACGTCTCCATCACTGAGCCAGGCAGCCACTTCAGCCACTACACCAGGAGCCCACGGGTCATCCGGGTCATGAAGGGCAAGAGCCTGGAGGTGACGTGCTCAGCCAGCTCCTCGCAGCCCCCACTTTTCCAGTGGAAGCGACAG GACAGTGAATGGATTTATCCAAACAGTTCTCTGCGGATTGAGGAGGTCACTGCCAAGGATGGAGGGACCTACACGTGTAAAGCCACtcacccctccatccccaccctgaCCCAGTGCAGGTCTGTTCTCATCGAAGTGGTGGAAG AACCCCTCAGTTCCTTGCAGCTGAACGAGATGAATTTGATCTTGGCCATCGTTCTGCCGGCCGGAGTCCTCCTGCTGACTGCAGTCGGGATCGCTACCTACATGTATCGGGCTCGAAAGGACAAATGGAAGAAAACGAAGTTTCT CGACGACGAGGTTGTGAAGACTCCGATCTGGAAGGGCGGCTCCTTCCGCTCTCCCGTCACCGTGTCGGACTCTGTCCCCCTGGTCATGTGA